In Brienomyrus brachyistius isolate T26 chromosome 19, BBRACH_0.4, whole genome shotgun sequence, one DNA window encodes the following:
- the kcnk3a gene encoding potassium channel subfamily K member 3a: protein MKRQNVRTLALIICTFTYLLVGAAVFDVLESKKETTQKKKLDDKKQELMSKYNLTNVNFDELEGVVLQLKPHKAGVQWKFAGSFYFAITVITTIGYGHAAPSTDGGKVFCMFYALLGIPLTLVMFQSLGERINTFVKYLLHRLKKCLRLRRTEVSMANMVTIGFISCISTLCVGAAAFSRYEDWSFFHAYYYCFITLTTIGFGDYVALQKDHALQTNPKYVAFSFIYILTGLTVIGAFLNLVVLRFMTMNAEDEKRDAEHRALLSRSGRAGLPCCVPDPPSSSSGRGLRNVYAEVMHFQSMCSCLWYKSREKLQYSIPMMISRDLSTSDAYMGQGEAFTDPHANGCVCSLQRRSAISSVSTGLHSLSTYRALMKRRSSI, encoded by the exons ATGAAGAGGCAAAACGTGCGGACCCTCGCCCTCATCATCTGCACTTTCACTTACCTACTGGTTGGGGCGGCCGTCTTCGACGTGCTGGAATCTAAAAAGGAGACGACTCAGAAGAAGAAACTGGACGACAAAAAGCAAGAGCTTATGAGTAAATACAACCTAACTAACGTCAACTTTGACGAGCTGGAAGGGGTGGTGTTGCAGCTGAAGCCGCACAAAGCCGGCGTGCAGTGGAAATTCGCCGGCTCGTTCTATTTTGCAATCACTGTGATCACCACAATAG GATatgggcacgctgccccaagcaCAGACGGTGGGAAGGTCTTCTGCATGTTCTATGCGCTCCTGGGAATCCCACTCACCTTGGTCATGTTCCAGAGTCTGGGTGAGCGCATCAacacctttgtcaagtacctgCTCCACCGCCTCAAGAAGTGCCTTCGTCTGCGGCGGACGGAGGTGTCCATGGCCAACATGGTGACCATCGGCTTCATCTCGTGCATCAGCACACTGTGTGTGGGTGCTGCCGCCTTCTCCCGCTATGAGGACTGGAGCTTCTTCCACGCCTACTACTACTGCTTCATCACGCTCACCACCATTGGCTTTGGCGACTACGTGGCATTGCAGAAAGACCATGCCCTGCAGACCAACCCCAAATATGTTGCCTTCAGCTTCATCTACATCCTGACAGGCCTCACGGTCATCGGGGCCTTCCTCAACCTGGTGGTGCTGCGCTTCATGACCATGAATGCAGAGGATGAGAAGCGGGACGCCGAGCACCGGGCGCTACTGTCGCGTTCTGGCCGGGCCGGCCTCCCGTGCTGTGTGCCGGACCCGCCGTCATCCTCATCGGGCCGTGGCCTCCGCAATGTCTATGCCGAGGTCATGCACTTCCAGTCTATGTGCTCCTGCCTGTGGTACAAGAGCAGGGAGAAGCTGCAGTACTCCATTCCCATGATGATTTCCCGGGACCTATCCACCTCCGATGCCTACATGGGCCAGGGTGAGGCCTTCACCGACCCCCACGCCAACGGCTGTGTCTGCAGCCTACAGCGGCGCTCTGCCATCAGCTCCGTGTCCACTGGCCTGCACAGTCTCTCCA
- the enpp1 gene encoding ectonucleotide pyrophosphatase/phosphodiesterase family member 1, producing the protein MENQGNGSGCPEAEEHTATQAATLLAQEEVTHAGDSSGRKARKRRLIFVVLLLCLLIGILAVIFALKRHSSVKGYSTWINEACEDMETVQCPESFSKSPLILVSMDGFRAGYLEDHGKDLPAISKLRTCGTSTPFMRPVYPSKTFPNHYSIVTGLYPESHGIVDNKMYDAGRNVSFSLRTEEKFNPNWYLGQPVWLTAKYNKLKAGTYFWPGSDVPINGSFPDQYRKYDRDVTFDKRIQIVMEWLDLPPEERPDFYTLYFDEPDTSGHYYGPESKELLDALKTMDTKLDYLMASLKKRGLHKCVNIVLLSDHGMEEASCQRSVNISVLQENLEAFTVLQGPAARIQPRRLPEDFFTFDYEGVVKNLSCRTEKMRPYLKEHLPKRLHFASSVRIERGHIYMKERWQAALRPRDLKYCKGGFHGSDNVFKNMQAIFTGYGPGFKSATTVPPFENIEVYNLLCDLLNIPPAPNNGTHGSLNHLLRAPVHTPVFPAELSLATSCVAPGRAPPNDLGCTCRTHTKAQLQEFNDKLRTYSLNLGAKRQHLPYGIPRVLQPDVKHCVLYHPDYINGFSRDTLMPFWVAYTIKPLNSVQPLRSNVSDCLRVDVRIPQGESQKCPSAQLDGATSVGFLHPPNLGNEMDSLITSNMAPMFPAFRAVWMYFHNVLLVNYSNELNGLNVMSGPIFDQNFDGNYDAPVKAKPNEAPIPTHFYVILTSCRNTTFSPGDCVGPLQTVAFILPHRPDNTEACPKGSDLHWVQEWAQFHVARVRDVELLTGLSFYHDRISVTETLQLKTFLKLF; encoded by the exons ATGGAGAACCAGGGCAATGGGTCGGGGTGTCCCGAAGCCGAGGAGCATACAGCCACGCAGGCTGCCACATTACTGGCCCAGGAGGAGGTGACACATGCCGGTGACAGCAGCGGGAGGAAGGCGCGCAAACGCCGGCTTATTTTTGTG gtgTTATTGCTGTGTTTGCTGATAGGCATCTTAGCAGTCATCTTTGCACTGAAGCGACACTCCAGCGTTAAAG GATACAGCACCTGGATTAATGAGGCCTGTGAAGACATGGAGACTGTTCAGTGTCCGGAAAG TTTCTCAAAATCGCCCCTCATTCTGGTTTCCATGGATGGATTCCGAGCTGGGTACTTGGAGGACCATGGCAAAGACCTGCCAGCTATCAGTAAATTGC gAACATGTGGGACGTCCACCCCATTTATGCGTCCTGTCTATCCCTCAAAGACCTTCCCCAATCACTACAGTATTGTGACG GGCCTTTATCCTGAATCCCATGGGATCGTGGACAACAAGATGTATGACGCCGGAAGAAACGTCAGCTTCAGTTTAAGGACTGAAGAGAAGTTCAACCCAAACTGGTACCTGGGACAGCCT GTATGGCTCACTGCTAAGTACAACAAACTGAAGGCAGGAACCTACTTCTGGCCGGGGTCCGATGTTCCGATCAATGGGAGCTTTCCAGACCAATACAGAAAATACGACAG GGACGTGACCTTCGACAAGAGGATCCAAATTGTCATGGAGTGGCTGGATCTGCCTCCTGAGGAAAG GCCCGACTTCTACACGCTTTACTTCGATGAGCCCGATACAAGCGGCCATTACTACGGACCGGAGAGTAAGGAG TTGCTGGATGCTCTGAAAACCATGGACACCAAGTTGGATTATCTGATGGCCAGTCTGAAGAAAAGGGGGCTGCACAAGTGCGTCAACATCGTCTTGCTCTCCGACCATG GGATGGAGGAGGCATCCTGCCAAAGGTCTGTGAACATCTCGGTGCTCCAGGAGAACTTGGAGGCCTTCACTGTGCTGCAGGGGCCTGCAGCGCGTATTCAACCCAGGCGACTCCCAGAGGACTTCTTCACGT TTGACTACGAGGGAGTGGTGAAGAATCTGTCG TGCAGAACTGAGAAGATGAGGCCTTATCTGAAGGAGCACCTACCCAAGCGACTGCACTTTGCCAGCAGTGTGAGGATAGAGAGGGGTCATATATACATGAAGGAACGATGGCAGGCTGCCCT GAGGCCAAGAGACCTGAAGTACTGCAAGGGAGGATTCCACGGCTCTGACAACGTCTTCAAGAACATGCAG GCCATCTTCACTGGATatggtccagggttcaagtctgcAACAACCGTACCTCCATTTGAAAACATCGAAGTGTACAATCTCCTTTGTG ATCTGTTAAACATCCCTCCTGCCCCCAACAACGGGACCCATGGCAGCTTGAACCACCTGCTTCGGGCGCCTGTCCACACCCCTGTGTTTCCTGCTGAGCTGTCCCTCGCCACAAGCTGCGTGGCCCCCGGGCGCGCACCACCAAATGACCTGGGCTGCACCTGCCGCACTCACACCAAGGCTCAG TTGCAGGAATTCAATGACAAGCTTCGCACATACAGTTTAA ATCTGGGAGCGAAACGCCAACACCTCCCCTATGGAATCCCCCGGGTCCTCCAGCCCGACGTCAAACACTGCGTTTTATACCATCCCGATTACATTAACGGATTCAGCAGGGACACACTCATGCCATTTTGGGTGGCTTACACTATTAAACCTCTG AACTCCGTCCAGCCTTTGAGATCGAATGTTTCCGACTGTCTCCGTGTGGATGTGCGAATCCCACAAGGAGAAAGTCAGAAATGTCCTAGCGCCCAGCTGGACGGCGCCACCTCTGTCGGCTTCTTGCATCCTCCCA ATCTCGGGAATGAAATGGACTCATTAATCACCAGTAACATGGCTCCCATGTTTCCCGCTTTCAGAG CGGTGTGGATGTATTTCCACAACGTTCTCCTGGTGAATTACTCCAATGAGCTGAATGGATTGAATGTCATGAGCGGGCCCATATTTGACCAGAACTTCGACGGGAACTATGATGCGCCGGTGAAAGCCAAGCC GAATGAGGCCCCAATCCCCACACATTTCTACGTGATCCTTACcagctgcaggaacaccacctTCTCCCCCGGCGACTGCGTGGGACCCCTGCAGACCGTAGCCTTCATCCTGCCACACCGGCCGGACAACACCGAGGCGTGTCCT